In Agrobacterium sp. RAC06, a single window of DNA contains:
- a CDS encoding N-formylglutamate amidohydrolase produces the protein MTNEFDLFEVREPATQTIPFVYNSPHSGRRYPSAFLGESRLDEISIRRSEDHYVDELFSAAPGFGAPLLVAHFPRAYVDVNREPYELDPRMFSDPLPPFANSNSARVAGGLGTIPRIVAENMEIYERRMPLSVAMERIESCYKPYHACLRRLIARTHAMFGFGVLIDCHSMPGNIRVAGSGLKPDFIIGDRYGTSASTELSQAALQFLEDLGFAAVRNKPYAGGFITEHYGRPARGLHALQIEVNRSIYIDETTLEKRSDFDVLAGSLAVFMEQMADFVADYAGDRALAAE, from the coding sequence ATGACCAACGAATTCGACCTGTTCGAGGTTCGAGAGCCCGCGACCCAGACCATTCCCTTTGTCTACAACTCCCCCCATAGCGGTCGTCGATACCCCTCGGCCTTCCTCGGTGAGTCGCGACTCGACGAGATTTCGATTCGCCGTTCGGAGGATCATTACGTCGATGAGCTGTTCTCGGCGGCGCCCGGCTTCGGTGCGCCGCTGCTCGTCGCGCATTTCCCGCGCGCCTATGTCGACGTGAACAGGGAGCCCTACGAGCTCGATCCGCGGATGTTTTCCGATCCGCTGCCGCCTTTTGCCAACAGCAATTCAGCGCGTGTGGCGGGCGGGCTGGGCACGATCCCGCGCATCGTTGCCGAGAACATGGAGATTTACGAAAGGCGCATGCCGCTTTCGGTCGCCATGGAGCGGATCGAGAGCTGCTACAAGCCCTATCATGCCTGCCTGCGCCGGCTGATTGCCCGGACCCATGCGATGTTCGGCTTCGGCGTCTTGATCGACTGCCATTCGATGCCCGGCAATATCCGCGTCGCGGGCAGCGGTCTGAAGCCGGATTTCATTATCGGCGACCGTTATGGGACGAGCGCGTCAACCGAGCTCAGCCAGGCGGCGTTGCAGTTCCTGGAGGACCTCGGCTTTGCGGCCGTGCGCAACAAGCCCTATGCCGGGGGCTTCATCACCGAGCATTACGGCCGACCGGCCCGCGGGCTGCACGCTCTGCAGATCGAGGTCAATCGTTCGATTTATATCGACGAGACGACGCTCGAAAAGCGTTCTGACTTCGATGTCCTAGCCGGCTCGCTCGCCGTGTTCATGGAGCAGATGGCAGATTTCGTCGCCGACTATGCCGGCGACCGGGCGCTGGCGGCCGAATAG
- the hisN gene encoding histidinol-phosphatase, translating into MRPDRDFFFRLADAAKAETLPRFRSGLSVVNKEKAGFDPVTEGDQAAEIAIRKLIEAEFPTHGILGEEHENIRMDSDHLWVIDPIDGTRAFISGVPVWGTLIGFQEKGRSVMGLMEQPFTGERYYADGERSWYSGPDGERQNQVRDCGSLENAILFTTSPHLFKDWEVERFQAVQDKVKLFRYGVDCYAYCLLAAGHVDLVIETVLKPYDVGALIPIIEQAGGIITTWDGGRPEAGGSIIAAGSKAVHAQAMDMLKRG; encoded by the coding sequence ATGCGCCCAGATCGTGATTTCTTCTTTCGCTTGGCCGATGCCGCCAAGGCCGAGACCCTTCCGCGCTTTCGCTCGGGCCTGTCTGTGGTCAACAAGGAGAAAGCCGGTTTCGACCCCGTCACCGAAGGCGACCAGGCGGCCGAAATTGCCATCCGCAAGCTGATCGAAGCGGAATTTCCGACCCATGGCATTCTTGGCGAAGAGCACGAGAATATCCGGATGGACAGCGATCATCTCTGGGTCATCGATCCGATCGACGGCACGCGGGCCTTCATTTCCGGCGTTCCCGTCTGGGGCACGCTGATCGGCTTCCAGGAAAAGGGCCGCTCGGTCATGGGGCTGATGGAGCAGCCCTTCACAGGCGAGCGCTATTATGCCGATGGCGAGCGCTCCTGGTACTCAGGTCCCGATGGCGAACGGCAGAATCAGGTGCGCGATTGCGGATCGCTCGAAAACGCGATCCTCTTCACCACTTCGCCGCATCTCTTCAAGGATTGGGAAGTCGAGCGTTTTCAGGCCGTGCAGGACAAGGTCAAGCTCTTCCGCTACGGCGTGGATTGCTATGCCTATTGCCTGCTCGCAGCCGGTCATGTCGATCTGGTCATCGAGACTGTCTTGAAGCCCTATGACGTCGGCGCGCTGATCCCGATCATCGAGCAGGCGGGTGGGATCATCACCACCTGGGACGGCGGGCGACCTGAGGCTGGCGGTTCGATCATCGCGGCCGGCTCAAAGGCCGTTCATGCGCAGGCCATGGACATGCTCAAGCGCGGCTAA
- a CDS encoding alpha/beta fold hydrolase, which translates to MDAILHATPGNPIPGRPQVGFFEGHRGIRLRYAVFRSSAPKIKGTIVLLHGRNESIEKYFETIRELNESGFWVATYDFRGQGGSERLLKKDPRRGHVGRFDHYVRDLEIFLEQIVLPDTRLPFFLLAHSTGGLIALKAAPRLSNRIERMVLAAPFVGLGGQKTSPENIRRIATLASFTGFGGISLTKDEPLKPFEGNPLTSDALRFARNQRIMLDHPELALGPPTARWLYESQKAIDAIRKPGHLASITVPTVIIAPGNDPIVPYHYQESMAQYFRAGQLVPVAGARHEILQEQDRYRKQALAAIFAFMPGGEPDEADPAEELTVSTLEA; encoded by the coding sequence ATCCGCCTGCGTTACGCGGTCTTCCGGTCGAGTGCCCCGAAGATCAAGGGCACGATCGTCCTCTTGCATGGACGAAACGAAAGCATCGAAAAGTATTTCGAGACTATCCGCGAGCTCAATGAAAGCGGCTTCTGGGTTGCGACCTATGATTTTCGCGGCCAGGGCGGATCGGAACGGCTGCTGAAGAAGGATCCGCGCCGAGGACATGTCGGCCGCTTCGACCATTATGTCCGCGACCTCGAGATCTTCCTCGAACAGATCGTGCTGCCGGACACCCGTCTGCCCTTTTTCCTGCTCGCCCACTCGACCGGTGGCCTGATCGCCTTGAAGGCGGCTCCGCGTCTTTCCAACCGCATCGAGCGCATGGTGCTGGCGGCCCCCTTCGTCGGCCTCGGCGGCCAGAAGACATCGCCGGAGAATATCCGCCGGATTGCGACCCTCGCAAGCTTTACCGGTTTCGGCGGCATTTCGCTGACGAAGGACGAGCCCTTGAAACCCTTTGAGGGAAATCCGCTGACATCGGATGCCCTGCGCTTTGCCCGCAACCAGCGGATCATGCTCGACCATCCGGAACTGGCACTTGGCCCACCCACGGCGCGCTGGCTCTACGAGAGCCAGAAGGCGATCGACGCCATCCGCAAGCCGGGCCATCTCGCATCGATCACGGTGCCGACGGTGATCATAGCGCCCGGCAATGATCCGATCGTGCCGTATCACTATCAGGAATCCATGGCACAATATTTCCGCGCCGGCCAGCTGGTGCCGGTCGCCGGCGCACGCCACGAGATCCTGCAGGAGCAGGATCGCTATCGCAAACAGGCGCTAGCCGCCATCTTTGCCTTCATGCCGGGCGGCGAGCCCGACGAGGCAGATCCCGCCGAAGAACTGACAGTCTCCACCCTGGAGGCCTGA
- the cpdR1 gene encoding response regulator CpdR1, with protein MTQKILLAEDDNDMRRFLVKALEKAGYKVSSFDNGASAYDRLREEPFSLLLTDIVMPEMDGIELARRATELDPDLKVMFITGFAAVALNADSKAPKDAKVLSKPFHLRDLVDEVNKLLAA; from the coding sequence ATGACTCAGAAAATCCTTCTCGCCGAAGATGACAACGACATGCGCCGGTTCCTGGTAAAGGCGCTCGAAAAGGCAGGCTACAAGGTCTCCTCCTTCGACAACGGCGCCTCAGCCTATGACCGCCTGCGGGAAGAACCCTTCTCCCTTCTGCTCACCGACATCGTGATGCCGGAGATGGACGGCATCGAGCTGGCGCGCCGCGCCACCGAACTCGATCCGGACCTGAAGGTCATGTTCATCACCGGCTTTGCCGCCGTTGCACTGAACGCCGATTCGAAGGCTCCGAAGGACGCAAAGGTCCTGTCCAAGCCTTTCCACCTTCGCGATCTCGTCGACGAAGTGAACAAACTCCTTGCGGCATAA
- a CDS encoding fumarylacetoacetate hydrolase family protein, with amino-acid sequence MTRPLFSVPTAPLVPIHGRQEGFPIHRIFCVGRNYAAHAAELGNTVDRVAPFYFTKPATGLVLEGGAIAYPPGTEDYHHEIELVIAIGAPAFRVSTDDAMEAVFGYAVGLDMTRRDLQNAMKEKQRPWDIAKAFEDSAVIGAITAAGDFQPNSQRISLTVNDGLRQEGHLNEMVWSVPEIISHLSRYYHLTPGDLIFTGTPSGVGALQPGDRLLGAVEGLSPISVTIGPAA; translated from the coding sequence GTGACCCGTCCGCTGTTTTCCGTTCCGACCGCCCCGCTTGTCCCGATTCATGGCCGGCAAGAGGGTTTCCCCATTCACCGCATTTTTTGTGTCGGGCGAAACTACGCCGCCCACGCCGCCGAACTCGGCAACACCGTCGATCGTGTCGCGCCCTTCTACTTCACCAAGCCTGCAACGGGTCTCGTCCTCGAGGGGGGCGCGATCGCCTATCCGCCAGGCACCGAGGATTACCATCATGAGATCGAACTTGTGATCGCGATCGGGGCGCCGGCTTTCCGGGTCTCGACCGATGACGCGATGGAGGCGGTATTCGGCTATGCCGTCGGGCTCGACATGACAAGGCGGGATCTACAGAACGCCATGAAGGAAAAACAGCGTCCCTGGGATATCGCGAAAGCCTTCGAGGATTCGGCCGTCATCGGCGCGATCACCGCGGCTGGCGACTTCCAGCCCAATTCGCAGCGCATCTCGCTCACCGTCAATGACGGCCTTCGCCAGGAGGGGCATCTCAACGAGATGGTCTGGTCGGTGCCTGAAATCATCAGCCATCTCTCGCGCTACTATCACCTGACGCCGGGCGACCTGATCTTCACCGGCACGCCTTCGGGCGTCGGCGCGCTGCAGCCGGGTGACCGGCTCCTGGGCGCGGTTGAGGGCCTCTCGCCGATCTCCGTCACCATCGGTCCGGCAGCCTGA